Within the Eleginops maclovinus isolate JMC-PN-2008 ecotype Puerto Natales chromosome 13, JC_Emac_rtc_rv5, whole genome shotgun sequence genome, the region TATACAACCAATACGTTAATAGATCTTTACCAAGGTAAATCTTTCCATCACATATGATCACTGCTTTTGTCGGTTGAGACCTTTAATTTCGCAAATTCAGATTGCTGTAaccatatttttaaatgtaatttctttaACTGTGTATATGCTTCaacttattatttttttagacCCGCATGTCACAATGATTGTAAATATTGAGTTCAggtaaaaacatacaatttatCAAAATTACACTCAgaggtttttgtgtttgtgttttcctgcaacAGCAGCAGTTTGCTACGGTGAATACGGTTAAAGAACATGGGGCAGATTTGGATTTAAACGGAGGGACATCATTTGGACTaaacaattaacaaaaaaataaaaaaataaacatccacTGTTTGACACAACAAGTATattcaaaagaaacaaaacacagatctATCCCATTCTTTTCTCTGTGGAGGTGCTCAAACAagtaacacacatacacttcaGTGTATCTGCATACACATCCTGTACTTTACACATTGTGAGTGGAGTGTAAACATACATATCtgtgcatgtgcacacacagccacacacatacacacaacttAGGCTGGTGAGaggtaaaaaatgtgtgtttttcttgctttttctttccttctgaaTATTAGTTCAACTCAGTTGCGTCCTCCTTCTTATCTTCTTTTTTATCATCGTCGTCTTTGTTTTCCTTATCCTTATCCTTGTtcccctcctcctgttcctgctCCTGCTCTTCAGCCTGGGCATCTGACTGCCACAGCTGCAATTAAGAAAGTGATATTGAGATGAGTGCAAACATAGAACAATGGGAAACacttcaatatttaaaacatttagtaGAGTCAGAAGAGTTGGAAGTGAAAATGAAGCGAACCAGGACGGAGATAAGGGAGATCAGAAGGTGACATTTTAAGACACAGCTGCTGAAAAGAAGATGACAAACTTACTGTCAGATTGTCACGGAGCAGCTGCATGATCAAGGTGGAGTCTTTGTAGGAGTCAGCGGTGAGGGAGTCCAGCAGTGGAAGGGCTTGATCAAAAGCCTGGAAGAGACACAGACAGCCATTAGTGCttccaaaaaaacacatgtttaggCCTCCAAAAAATGGGAACCAAATTTAGATTGatttaaattttttaaaaagcagggaaaaactaaaagaaaagaTTATGACGAAAGAAAGGACAAAAGCAAACAGCCAAGAACAAGGTTTAAGATTACATCTTACATTCCTGCTGTACTTAGTAGTGTATAGTGTATTTCTGCCCAACACAAACTGTCCACGGGATAGTTAAGAATGATGGAGGGAATACACTTGCCTgcacaaaatgtgtaaaaccaAGGTCTTATAGTTATAGTGTCACTTATAATGACACAGCCACACATACCAATCCCGCAGGTAACCTTGAGACCtatgtgtgtttattaatgCTCATTATGTACACAATATGGAACTGCTACCGCTTGGGAAAAAAtcagaacacaaacagcagacagtGAGGTGGCCCATGGAAGTTTATCATTGCAGCCAGCTTCTCCCATTTAGAAAcacttcattgtttttattggtaCTGGGAGCCATATTATCATCAGAGGTCTCCTCACCAAAACAGCTGTACCTGTCAGTAAAGTTGGCATAAACACCAAATAACAAAGATTCACTTTGAAATCTGTGTTCCCCCAGTAAGCAAGGGGGATGAGCTACTGACAAACATTTTCCcagcttgtttctctgaaaaCTAAAGATCCAGACGTTTGATGACTAAAAAGGTTCTTCCggtaaaaacatatatttaaaaactaacaaaatgcaaaaagagtCTTGAAAACATGTGGTTCAAGTCGGAATCAAAGTCGAGAAAAGAGCGGTTCTTACATCCTTGGCCAGCTTGCAGGCTTTTTCCGGCGAGTTGACGATCtcgtagaagaagacagagaagTTGAGAGCGAGGCCTAGGCGGATGGGATGTGTCGCCTGCATGTGTTCAACGCTGATGTCAAAGGCCTCTTGGTAGGCTCCTTGTGAATCCTTGATGATTTCTGTACATAGAAAGAGAAATCAATCAGTTAGCAGGTTTTACTAAAATGGGAAAGAACTATCTCTTGAGGTTCGTTCACATCATAGTTGACGGCACTGGATACAAGTACATTCCTTTGTGCAGACTCTGTATGTGCGTGATGGTGCATGTTCCTGCTTCTCAAACTTCTTTCAGGCAATCAAAACCACATATGCCAATACTTACACTTAGTTTGGTAGCACAACTAAAAGCCTGCACAGAGTTCAACTCCTAGATTCGTCACCTAAGCCCTGCTTATGCCCAAAATGCATTCATTCGGTCCACAAATGATCAACTAATCCACTTGGTTTTGGTCAGCATTTTACAGTAATGAAAGATTTCAGCAATATGAACCACCAACGACAAAGACAATTAACTGCTCATCACAGAGTGAAGGAAAAagccttttaaacattttaaaagatcaaAGACTCATGTTAGCAGTGTCTTCTGCGTTTACTATTAACAGCCAAAAGCCAGATTGTAAAACTATGGATCACAAAGTGCCCTAAGCAAAGATGATAAAACATGTGTGTCGATAAATACACAACAGAGTTGAAGATGATTTAATTCTGACATGAAGGAGAAATActagcaaaaaaaacaactaaactcAAAATGTCTCTTCCACTAGTCGCAGCAAACACCATGTTGCAGCTCCCTTTGCCATTATACCCACGCAGCAGACCTTGTGTGCATTACGACTGACAATTGTAGGTCAAGGACGGGGATGCTCTGAAGTGTTCTGGCCTGAGGAAAACCAGTGGCCAGAAGCAAGATTTGGGTTTAGCAAGGTCATTTCAGGGATACCTCTTCTGGTTATCTGTCCTCAACAGCCGTTCATTTCCCACCAGGGTGTCTCATCACGGTAACTTACGCTGCACACTTTATAACAGGTTTGAGATCAAAGATCCCCTTGTTTAAAAGCATCATCTGCTGACCAATCGAAGCTTGGTGCACCAGTCGTAAAATAATATTACACAAATACGAGGAAGTTTAAGGCCATGATTAAGGCTATGGTCATATTCCAGGCGAAAGGGTACACAGTTTAAGCTGCAAAATGCAGAGCGGAATGTGAATGTGTTAATTAATCGAATATGTGTAATATGATTTAATAATTAAGGGACTGTTAATCAgtagaaatgtgttgtttttagcGGTGGAATAATTTGAAATGCACTAGTAATGAACCCTGAGCCTAATAACTCACCCTTCCCGAGTGTATCCTGGGGTTAATGGAGAGGCTAATGGCAAGTATGATgacaaaaaaaccctcaaaatgCTTTACTCACCCGTCTTTGAGTCTCCGCTAGCCACCTCAGCCAGGTAGCGGAAGTAGTCTCCCTTCATCTTCAGGTAGAAGACTTTGCTGTCAGCAGGGCCAGCGTTTGGGATCAGATATTCGTTTAGCAGACCCTGCAATGTGTGCAAAATGATTGTTAAAATGCTTGTTGAAACTCAACAGACAAATGCACAAGCAGTTTGAAATAAGATAACAACTTAAGAGAATGTTTAGGGTTGTGTTAAACCTGAACATTTTACCCACCAATTTGCTTTAAAGGATAACTTTATCCTCTGTTGCAATTTGCCCATTTCTTCCATTCATTGAACATTAgcgtaaataaaaaaaaacaatcaagaaAGTCAGGACGAAAGATATCATAAAAGCGATATGAAACATTAAACAGAGCATAATGGCACACACAACATAACCATATTTCACTCTTATACGACACAACAACAGCCTTTTGTTCAAATTGTGTAGTAAAGTAAATGGCAGTGAATGAGTTGTTCATTTCGAAAACAAAATCTTTAAGACAGTTCACaggtttgtttgtatgtgtgttatCTGAACATCTCGGGGGGCAGGGTAGAATGATTTCAAACATGAGGCTCAAAGTAGTCCATGTTTAGAAGGCTCCAGCACACAAAGACAGCACCACTATACTTATATTTTATCCCAACTTTTCCCCCTCAAATATGAGGTATCCAGAAACACATGACTACATGTTGTAAGTGAATATTTACACTGCCCGTTTTAGATCCCTACCACTCATACTGGCGTTACCACCAGCACATACAGGCAGTAACCAACTTAAATTCAGTGCATCTCACTAGTGTTGCATACAGTTGTCATGGACAGGATAATTAAATGCAGTCCCTCACTCATTCTCTCTGTTGTAACGCTTCACTAGAAAAACAGCTCTATCTAGGCcacttaattcattttttaagctATTCATCTGTAAATCTTGGTTCAAGCATTTGCTCTCTACTTCCTTCCACCCTATTTTGCACCGTTACATGATCTCTGCAGCTTACCAGCACTTCTTTGCAGATATCGTTCAGCTCTTTCTCGATAGCCTCTCTGTACACTGTGGCCTGTGCACATTTTTTGGTGTCCTCACTTTTCTGCTCAATGCTGGATACCACCCTCCAGGCGGACCTCCGAGCCCCCACCACATTCTTGTAGGCAACAGAAAGCAGGTTGCGCTCCTCGTTGCTGAGCTCCGAGCACTGCTGTGTAACAGCCTTCATGGCCTCAGCCATGTCATCGTAGCGCTCGGCCTGCTCAGACAGTTTGGCTCGCTGTACATGCTCATCATGGTCTGCCATGGCTCCTGTGTGGGCTGAGGAAGGAAGGCAAGAGGAGAGGGGGTCGGGAAGGACAACACAAAGAGGACAGGAGACGGATTAGGAAGACAGGAGAGTGTATGGGGGAGGGCAGGAACAAGGAGAGGGAAAGGTGCAACATGGTGAGGAAGGGGGAGGGATATGATCATT harbors:
- the LOC134875118 gene encoding 14-3-3-like protein; the protein is MADHDEHVQRAKLSEQAERYDDMAEAMKAVTQQCSELSNEERNLLSVAYKNVVGARRSAWRVVSSIEQKSEDTKKCAQATVYREAIEKELNDICKEVLGLLNEYLIPNAGPADSKVFYLKMKGDYFRYLAEVASGDSKTEIIKDSQGAYQEAFDISVEHMQATHPIRLGLALNFSVFFYEIVNSPEKACKLAKDAFDQALPLLDSLTADSYKDSTLIMQLLRDNLTLWQSDAQAEEQEQEQEEGNKDKDKENKDDDDKKEDKKEDATELN